In Candidatus Poribacteria bacterium, one genomic interval encodes:
- a CDS encoding DegT/DnrJ/EryC1/StrS family aminotransferase — protein sequence MAKLALNGGDPIVKGSLGKSWPIFDETEENALLETLWSGAWNRREKVDEVGEKFAAFQDAKYGIPLANGTVALQCALKAAGITAGDEVIVPALTFVATGTSVVCVNAVPVIVDIDPLTYNIAPDAIEKAITPRTRAIIPVHNGGYPADMDAIMEIADRHNLKVIEDCAHAHGSQWRGKGLGSIGDLGAFSFQMGKTLTCGEGGMVLTNDETLAEKAGQFAQLNMRMTNFQATLLLNQLERFEEQVETRERNIAYLSKGMEAIDGLHPIPRDARVTRWCFYYWDFRFVSEEFGGVSRDRFLEALRAEGVPCGVGAHGEPIYNEGPFGNPELFDRLGLPRKYLGDQAIDYSTLNCPHAERVYREEVCSFTHSMFLGDTDDMQQILDAFQKIRAHVRNL from the coding sequence ATGGCAAAGTTAGCACTAAATGGCGGCGACCCCATTGTCAAAGGGAGCTTAGGGAAAAGTTGGCCCATTTTTGATGAAACCGAAGAAAACGCACTTTTAGAGACCTTGTGGAGTGGTGCGTGGAACCGACGCGAGAAAGTCGATGAAGTCGGTGAGAAGTTCGCAGCGTTTCAGGATGCCAAATACGGTATTCCACTCGCAAACGGCACGGTAGCACTACAATGCGCCTTAAAGGCGGCTGGTATCACCGCGGGTGATGAAGTCATCGTTCCTGCCCTAACATTCGTGGCGACAGGCACCTCGGTTGTGTGCGTCAATGCAGTGCCAGTCATCGTTGACATTGATCCGCTCACCTATAATATCGCACCCGATGCGATTGAAAAAGCCATTACACCCCGAACGCGGGCGATTATTCCAGTGCATAACGGTGGTTACCCCGCTGACATGGACGCGATTATGGAAATCGCTGACAGACACAATCTGAAAGTGATTGAGGACTGCGCACATGCCCACGGCTCACAGTGGCGTGGAAAAGGACTTGGCTCAATCGGAGACCTCGGTGCATTCAGCTTCCAGATGGGAAAGACCCTCACTTGTGGCGAAGGCGGAATGGTGCTGACAAATGATGAAACATTGGCAGAAAAGGCAGGTCAATTCGCACAATTGAATATGCGGATGACCAACTTCCAAGCGACGCTCTTATTGAATCAACTGGAACGGTTTGAAGAGCAGGTAGAGACGCGTGAACGAAATATCGCATACCTTTCTAAGGGGATGGAAGCGATAGACGGACTCCACCCAATTCCGCGCGATGCGCGCGTCACACGATGGTGTTTCTACTATTGGGATTTCCGATTCGTCTCTGAGGAGTTCGGCGGGGTTTCACGCGATCGCTTTTTAGAAGCACTCCGCGCAGAAGGTGTGCCGTGTGGTGTCGGAGCACATGGTGAACCCATCTACAACGAAGGTCCGTTTGGTAACCCTGAATTGTTTGATAGGCTCGGATTACCACGCAAATACCTCGGCGATCAAGCGATTGACTACAGCACCCTCAACTGCCCACACGCAGAACGGGTCTATCGCGAAGAGGTGTGCAGTTTCACACATTCCATGTTTTTAGGGGATACAGACGATATGCAACAGATTTTAGACGCGTTCCAGAAGATTCGGGCACATGTCAGAAATTTGTAG